One region of Flavobacterium sp. KACC 22763 genomic DNA includes:
- a CDS encoding undecaprenyl-phosphate glucose phosphotransferase, giving the protein MNFLQNLSHYRISRYSKLLFVCWDLLLLNLAIYLSAMARFGDLDKLFLKDEKTISLLANLIWVALLMQKDSHRIIRIEYIESILRRTIKKLFIHIALIVFFVVLLKYTDISRLRLLYFYLFFFILLLISRYIFMKLLKNLRAKGYNFKKFIIIGANETGEKMRKILAKNLTYGYKFLGFFDQKNEIENQPIPIIGGFDDVQEFIIREKVEEVYVALHIDHIEIINKLTKICEQNLVRIKFIPDFQLYTKSSKVEVAFYENTPVLMLRREPLELAVNRLIKKIFDLCFSILVIILIFPWLFPIVMLLIKLESPGPVFFKQERSGRDNKTFSCYKFRSMYINDFAHDKQARKGDSRITKFGAFMRKTSIDELPQFFNVLFGNMSVVGPRPHMINLAKEYGELIDNYSVRHYAKPGITGWAQVNGYRGETKKLSDMENRVECDIWYIENWNLLLDVKIIIRTIMNIVQGEENAY; this is encoded by the coding sequence ATGAATTTTTTGCAAAACTTATCACATTATCGTATTTCGCGTTATTCCAAACTATTATTTGTGTGCTGGGATCTATTATTATTAAATCTTGCGATCTATCTGTCCGCTATGGCGCGATTTGGAGATTTAGACAAGCTTTTTTTGAAAGACGAAAAAACAATCTCGTTGTTAGCAAACTTGATTTGGGTAGCTTTGCTGATGCAAAAAGATTCCCATAGAATTATTAGAATAGAGTATATAGAATCAATTCTAAGAAGGACTATTAAAAAGCTTTTTATACATATTGCGTTAATCGTTTTTTTTGTAGTACTTCTGAAATATACAGATATCTCTAGGCTTAGATTATTATATTTTTATTTATTTTTCTTCATTCTGTTATTGATTTCTCGCTACATTTTCATGAAGCTTTTAAAGAACTTGAGAGCGAAAGGATATAATTTTAAAAAATTCATCATTATTGGCGCAAATGAGACTGGAGAGAAAATGCGGAAAATATTAGCTAAAAATTTGACCTATGGTTATAAATTTTTAGGATTTTTTGATCAAAAAAATGAAATTGAAAATCAACCAATACCAATTATTGGCGGATTTGATGATGTGCAGGAATTCATTATTAGAGAAAAAGTAGAAGAAGTGTATGTAGCATTACATATTGATCATATTGAAATAATTAATAAACTGACAAAAATATGTGAGCAAAATTTGGTGAGAATCAAATTTATACCAGATTTTCAATTGTACACAAAATCTAGTAAAGTTGAGGTTGCTTTTTACGAAAACACACCTGTTTTGATGTTGCGACGCGAGCCATTAGAACTTGCAGTTAATAGACTTATAAAAAAAATATTTGATCTTTGTTTTTCAATATTGGTTATAATTTTAATCTTTCCGTGGTTATTTCCTATAGTGATGTTGCTTATTAAGTTAGAATCGCCTGGACCAGTATTTTTTAAACAAGAGCGCTCTGGTCGTGACAATAAAACATTTTCATGCTATAAATTTAGAAGCATGTATATTAATGATTTTGCACATGATAAGCAGGCTAGAAAAGGGGATTCGCGTATTACAAAGTTTGGAGCTTTTATGCGAAAAACAAGTATTGATGAACTACCTCAATTTTTTAATGTTCTATTTGGAAATATGTCTGTTGTCGGACCAAGACCTCATATGATAAATCTTGCTAAAGAATATGGAGAGCTAATAGATAACTATTCGGTTCGACATTATGCAAAACCAGGAATTACTGGATGGGCGCAAGTAAATGGCTATCGCGGAGAAACAAAAAAGCTTTCTGACATGGAAAACAGAGTTGAATGTGATATTTGGTATATAGAAAATTGGAATTTGTTGTTGGATGTTAAAATTATAATTCGAACAATCATGAATATTGTTCAAGGGGAAGAAAATGCATATTAG
- a CDS encoding GumC family protein has product MKEFYNDVEDDDIEDLGLTQQLEKYLAHWRWFLLSIIIGLLLAFLYLRLSTPSYEASTTILVKDEKKGGMLSELSVFSDLGLGASVKSNIDNEIEILKSRTLAESTILKLNLNIALFYKESFTKRDMYGESPIEIHFIKKMQSFGEANVNLNCELITAETFSLIEKIENKENFIVSPKKEFRFGEKILTKTGILVVNKTALFSDFYSNGERAICILIKPLDDLTEDFRKKLKVEPISKTSSVVSISISDPVAKKAEEFLNNMVEIYNERAAQDKNFISENTSNFIANRLALITQELDGVEQNVESFKKSNRLTDIESDAKLYVESSNEYDKKGVETEIQLNVVSSLLDFIKKSSNSDLLPSNLILDKGDASNLINSYNQLVLDRNRVLKSATSENPAVVKLDQQINSLKLNVAESLNRMQSNLQIQNRDLKIKEGVLNSKIGKIPVQERQFRAIARQQKVKEELYLYLLQKREETAISLAATEPNARIIDTAKAEKNQVSPKKKIIYLAGILFGILIPLGIIYADDLLNTKIKSRDDLEGKTQIPFIGDVPNCEHVSELIRPNSRSSSAEALRIVRTNLGFMLNNTEEKIAKKIFVTSTFASEGKTFISTNLAASFALAGKKVLLIGMDIRNPKLTDYLTLPSEGLTNYLSSENKTIENYIIKYEGYENFYILPAGIIPPNPAELLMSKKIDQLFENLKTEYDYILVDTAPASLVTDTLLIAKNADTFVYVMRARFLEKRMISIANRFFRDKKLPNMCIVLNDTKPKGKYSYGYGEKLEKKGWFKKLIS; this is encoded by the coding sequence ATGAAAGAGTTTTACAATGATGTTGAGGATGATGATATCGAAGATCTTGGTCTTACACAACAATTAGAAAAATATTTAGCTCATTGGCGTTGGTTTTTACTGAGTATTATAATAGGTCTGTTGTTGGCTTTTTTATATTTAAGATTATCAACACCTAGTTATGAGGCTTCAACTACAATACTTGTTAAGGATGAGAAAAAAGGTGGGATGCTTTCAGAACTTTCCGTTTTTTCAGATTTAGGTTTGGGAGCAAGTGTGAAAAGTAATATTGACAATGAAATTGAAATTTTAAAATCAAGAACTTTAGCAGAAAGTACAATTCTGAAACTTAATTTAAATATCGCTTTGTTTTATAAGGAAAGTTTTACAAAGCGTGATATGTATGGAGAGTCTCCAATAGAAATTCATTTTATAAAAAAAATGCAATCATTTGGAGAGGCAAATGTTAATCTTAATTGCGAATTAATAACTGCTGAAACTTTTTCATTAATAGAGAAAATTGAAAATAAGGAAAACTTTATTGTCTCGCCTAAGAAAGAGTTTAGATTTGGAGAAAAAATTCTCACGAAAACAGGAATTTTAGTAGTAAATAAAACAGCTCTTTTTTCTGATTTTTATTCAAATGGAGAGAGAGCTATCTGTATTTTGATAAAGCCATTGGATGATTTAACAGAAGATTTTAGAAAAAAACTAAAAGTAGAGCCTATTAGTAAAACCAGTAGCGTGGTTAGTATTTCAATTTCAGATCCCGTTGCTAAAAAGGCCGAGGAGTTTTTAAACAATATGGTTGAGATTTATAATGAGCGTGCGGCACAAGATAAAAATTTCATCTCAGAAAACACCTCTAATTTTATTGCAAACAGGCTTGCCCTGATTACACAAGAACTTGATGGTGTAGAACAAAATGTTGAGAGCTTCAAGAAATCAAATCGACTAACTGATATTGAGTCTGATGCAAAGCTGTATGTTGAAAGTTCAAATGAATATGATAAAAAAGGTGTTGAAACAGAAATTCAGTTAAACGTAGTTTCTTCTTTGCTTGATTTTATTAAAAAAAGTTCAAACTCAGATTTGTTGCCTTCTAATTTAATTTTAGATAAAGGAGATGCGTCTAATTTGATTAATTCCTACAACCAATTGGTTTTAGATCGTAACCGAGTTTTGAAATCGGCAACAAGTGAGAATCCGGCGGTTGTAAAATTGGACCAGCAGATAAATTCTTTAAAACTTAATGTAGCAGAAAGTTTGAATAGAATGCAGTCTAATTTGCAAATTCAAAATCGCGATCTAAAAATTAAAGAAGGAGTTTTGAACAGTAAAATTGGAAAAATTCCGGTTCAAGAGCGTCAGTTTAGAGCGATAGCAAGGCAGCAAAAAGTAAAAGAAGAGCTGTATTTGTACTTATTGCAAAAGAGAGAAGAAACTGCAATTTCTTTGGCTGCAACTGAGCCTAATGCTCGTATAATTGATACAGCAAAAGCAGAAAAAAATCAAGTAAGTCCAAAGAAAAAAATAATTTATCTAGCAGGAATTTTATTTGGGATATTGATTCCGTTGGGTATTATTTATGCAGATGATTTATTAAATACTAAAATTAAAAGTAGAGATGATTTAGAAGGGAAAACTCAAATTCCTTTTATCGGAGATGTACCTAATTGTGAGCATGTGTCAGAATTAATCAGACCTAATAGCAGAAGTAGTTCTGCTGAAGCGCTCCGTATTGTTAGAACCAATCTTGGTTTTATGCTCAATAATACCGAAGAAAAAATCGCAAAAAAAATATTTGTAACATCAACTTTTGCTTCCGAAGGGAAAACATTTATTTCGACAAATTTAGCAGCCAGTTTTGCATTAGCAGGTAAAAAAGTTCTGCTTATTGGTATGGATATTAGAAATCCGAAATTAACAGATTATCTTACCCTGCCTTCTGAAGGATTAACGAATTACTTGTCTTCGGAAAATAAAACTATCGAAAATTATATTATAAAATATGAAGGATACGAAAATTTTTATATTCTGCCAGCAGGGATAATCCCTCCTAATCCAGCTGAGTTATTGATGAGTAAAAAAATAGATCAGTTATTTGAAAATTTAAAAACAGAATATGATTATATACTAGTTGATACTGCTCCAGCTAGTCTCGTAACAGATACATTGCTCATAGCAAAAAATGCTGACACATTTGTTTATGTAATGCGTGCTAGATTTTTAGAAAAACGAATGATATCTATTGCAAACAGATTTTTTAGAGATAAAAAACTTCCTAATATGTGCATTGTTCTCAATGATACAAAACCGAAAGGAAAGTATAGTTACGGTTATGGAGAGAAATTGGAGAAAAAAGGATGGTTTAAAAAACTGATCAGCTAA
- a CDS encoding polysaccharide biosynthesis/export family protein encodes MKFQFVFLIKTVAFLSVFILFFSCASKKDLVYYQNIDSLQTKQNITSYEVKIQPDDLLMIIVSADDPEAAIPFNLKTFSIAGNNKLDIARSQETVQLYLVDHNGNIEFPVVGKIKVGGFSRTEVLELLQNKIGNYIKNPIINLRITNFKISLQGEVNQPGTYSVASERITLIEALSMAKDLTIYGKRDNVLVIREVNGVKSYNRVDLTKSDFINSPFYYLAQNDVVYVEPNKTRVNSSAVGPNTSVIISAISILVSLSVLIFK; translated from the coding sequence ATGAAATTTCAATTTGTCTTTTTGATAAAAACTGTTGCTTTTTTATCAGTTTTTATCTTGTTCTTTTCTTGCGCTTCTAAGAAAGATCTTGTCTATTACCAAAATATTGATTCCCTTCAAACCAAGCAAAATATAACTTCTTATGAAGTTAAAATTCAGCCTGATGATTTATTAATGATTATTGTTTCTGCTGATGATCCTGAGGCTGCTATTCCTTTTAATTTAAAAACATTTAGTATTGCCGGCAACAATAAACTGGATATTGCTCGTAGTCAAGAAACGGTGCAATTATATTTGGTAGATCATAACGGAAATATTGAGTTTCCTGTAGTTGGGAAAATAAAAGTTGGTGGATTTAGTCGTACAGAAGTGTTGGAATTATTACAGAACAAAATTGGAAATTACATTAAAAATCCAATAATCAATCTCCGTATAACAAATTTCAAAATTTCATTGCAGGGGGAAGTGAATCAACCAGGAACTTATTCTGTTGCTTCAGAGAGAATTACATTAATTGAGGCCTTGAGTATGGCCAAGGATTTGACTATATATGGAAAAAGAGATAATGTTTTGGTTATACGTGAAGTTAATGGCGTAAAATCATACAATAGAGTGGATTTAACCAAATCAGATTTTATTAATTCTCCTTTTTACTATTTAGCTCAAAATGATGTAGTATATGTTGAGCCTAATAAAACTAGAGTGAATTCCTCGGCTGTCGGGCCAAATACCTCCGTAATCATTTCTGCGATTTCTATTTTAGTCTCGCTTTCAGTTCTAATTTTTAAATAA
- a CDS encoding undecaprenyl-phosphate glucose phosphotransferase encodes MKILKKLSEYSFSRYYQITFIVWDMILLNVAVFVSGLIRSGDLDVLAIKESRTISLLGNLIWIGLLLYKNSYKIIRIETLESILSRTIKKVVIHASIVAVFVVFLEYSNISRMQLFCFYVFFFVLLMLSRFFLMRFLKHVRSKGYNFRNIVIVGANDKGRRMRKILAKNLTYGYRFLGFFDENQNSSDSASDSILGGFNDIQNYMAKVHVDEMYIALHIDNVNIINYLIDICEHHMVRVKFIPDFQLYTKSSRVEISFYENTPVLMSRREPLEYAINRLLKKIFDICFSGLVILLIFPWLFPIIMLIIKMESSGPVFFKQDRSGRDNKSFACFKFRSMTVNASADHKQAQKGDSRVTKFGAFMRKTSIDELPQFFNVFLGNMSVVGPRPHMLYHTQEYSELINNYLVRQYAKPGITGWAQVNGYRGETKELVDMENRVECDIWYIENWSLLLDVKIIIKTIINVFRGEKNAY; translated from the coding sequence ATGAAAATTTTAAAAAAACTATCTGAATATAGTTTTTCGAGATACTACCAAATTACGTTCATTGTTTGGGACATGATTTTGTTAAATGTTGCAGTCTTTGTTTCTGGTTTAATTAGGTCTGGTGATCTTGATGTACTAGCAATAAAAGAATCAAGAACTATTTCTTTATTGGGCAATTTGATATGGATTGGATTATTGCTCTATAAGAATTCTTATAAAATTATTAGGATAGAAACCTTAGAATCAATTTTAAGCAGAACAATTAAAAAAGTTGTTATTCACGCTTCTATTGTTGCAGTTTTTGTAGTTTTTCTAGAATATTCCAATATTTCTAGAATGCAATTATTTTGCTTTTATGTGTTTTTTTTTGTGTTATTGATGTTATCAAGATTTTTTTTGATGCGGTTTTTAAAACATGTTAGGTCTAAGGGATATAATTTTAGAAACATTGTTATTGTAGGAGCTAACGATAAGGGGAGGAGAATGCGTAAAATATTAGCCAAAAACTTAACTTATGGTTATAGATTTCTAGGCTTTTTTGATGAAAACCAAAATAGCTCTGATTCAGCAAGCGATAGTATTTTGGGAGGGTTCAATGATATTCAAAACTACATGGCAAAAGTTCACGTGGACGAAATGTATATCGCATTGCATATTGATAACGTTAATATCATTAATTATTTAATAGATATTTGCGAGCATCATATGGTTCGTGTGAAATTTATACCTGATTTTCAGTTGTATACTAAATCAAGTAGAGTTGAGATTTCTTTTTATGAGAATACACCTGTATTAATGTCTCGTCGAGAGCCTTTAGAATATGCAATAAATAGATTACTGAAGAAAATCTTTGATATTTGCTTCTCAGGGTTGGTTATTTTATTAATATTTCCGTGGCTGTTTCCGATTATAATGCTAATTATAAAAATGGAATCTTCAGGACCTGTTTTTTTTAAACAAGATCGATCTGGACGGGATAACAAATCTTTTGCATGTTTTAAATTTAGAAGTATGACTGTTAATGCTTCAGCAGATCATAAACAGGCACAGAAAGGGGATTCACGCGTTACAAAGTTTGGTGCCTTTATGCGTAAAACAAGCATCGATGAATTGCCTCAGTTTTTTAATGTTTTTCTTGGTAATATGTCAGTAGTGGGACCAAGACCACATATGTTGTATCATACACAAGAATATAGTGAGCTAATCAATAATTATTTAGTTCGACAATATGCAAAACCTGGGATAACCGGCTGGGCACAAGTTAATGGCTACCGTGGCGAAACTAAAGAACTGGTTGATATGGAAAATAGAGTTGAATGCGATATTTGGTACATTGAAAACTGGAGCTTACTTCTTGACGTGAAAATCATTATAAAAACAATTATTAATGTTTTTCGAGGAGAAAAAAATGCATACTAG
- a CDS encoding WecB/TagA/CpsF family glycosyltransferase — translation MLTGDKRIYFIMTKPASVVPLMDYSIYSGDLSDCFTGSKVLINTINQYSYCIAEKDLDFKKALLDSDILLPDGVGIISAVRLLTHKTIKKIAGADIHQFLLANLNKKGGTCFYLGSSQNTLNRIASRVSDEFPNIKLSTFSPPYKDEFSPCDIKKMLDEVNGFKPDVLFVGMTAPKQEKWSNMYKNELDVKLICSIGAVFDFYADTIARPSNFWINIGLEWFVRLVKEPKRMWKRYLYYGPVFIKLILEKKIKSIFK, via the coding sequence ATGTTAACAGGCGATAAAAGAATATACTTCATAATGACCAAACCAGCCTCCGTTGTCCCTTTAATGGACTATTCTATTTACAGTGGAGATCTTTCAGATTGTTTCACAGGTTCAAAAGTTTTAATTAATACCATTAATCAATATTCTTATTGCATTGCTGAGAAAGATTTAGATTTTAAAAAAGCATTGTTGGATTCTGATATTTTATTACCCGATGGTGTTGGTATTATTAGTGCTGTTAGATTATTAACACATAAAACCATTAAAAAAATTGCAGGAGCGGATATCCATCAATTTCTTCTTGCTAATTTGAATAAAAAAGGTGGAACTTGTTTTTATTTAGGATCTTCTCAAAATACATTGAATAGAATTGCTTCAAGAGTTTCAGACGAATTTCCAAATATAAAATTATCAACCTTTTCACCGCCATATAAAGATGAATTTTCACCATGCGATATCAAGAAGATGTTGGATGAGGTCAATGGTTTTAAACCAGATGTGTTATTTGTAGGAATGACAGCTCCCAAGCAAGAGAAATGGTCAAATATGTATAAAAATGAGTTAGACGTAAAACTAATTTGTTCAATTGGTGCTGTCTTTGATTTTTATGCCGATACTATTGCTCGACCAAGTAATTTCTGGATAAATATAGGTTTAGAATGGTTTGTGAGATTAGTAAAAGAACCCAAACGAATGTGGAAAAGATATTTGTATTACGGGCCAGTTTTTATTAAGCTAATTTTAGAAAAAAAAATTAAAAGTATTTTCAAATAG
- a CDS encoding acyltransferase, with protein MILIKILKKIRNLYLVKIKYRRYSIGKGFSAGARVRLWAKSTLCIGKNFYIGRDSFIETDCVIGDNVIFGNRVAIIGKFDHHFQQIGTPIRLAASIREDNYSWKGIGLVTKIGSDVWIGYGSTILQGVSINEGAIIAAGSVITKDVESYTIYAGNPGKKIRDRFEFKKDLEDHRKLLQE; from the coding sequence ATGATTTTGATAAAAATTTTAAAGAAAATCAGAAACCTTTATCTCGTGAAGATAAAATATCGCAGATATTCGATTGGTAAAGGATTTTCTGCGGGTGCTCGTGTAAGGCTTTGGGCTAAATCTACTTTATGCATTGGCAAAAATTTTTACATAGGGAGAGATTCGTTTATAGAGACGGATTGTGTTATTGGTGATAATGTCATTTTTGGAAATCGTGTGGCAATCATAGGTAAGTTTGACCATCATTTTCAGCAGATAGGAACACCAATTAGATTGGCAGCATCGATAAGGGAAGATAATTATTCATGGAAAGGCATAGGATTAGTCACGAAAATTGGTAGTGATGTATGGATTGGCTATGGCTCTACAATATTGCAAGGTGTTTCAATAAATGAGGGAGCAATTATTGCTGCGGGTTCAGTTATAACAAAGGATGTTGAAAGTTATACTATTTACGCCGGTAATCCTGGAAAAAAAATACGTGACCGCTTTGAATTTAAGAAAGATTTGGAGGATCATCGTAAATTATTGCAAGAATAG
- a CDS encoding sugar transferase, with protein sequence MELAPIVLFTFKRLDTLKKTVESLQQNYLAAESDLYIFSDAAKGESDKQAVSAVRKYINSIDGFKSITIHEGISNKGLATSIIDGVSEVLKVHQNVIVLEDDLVTTSNFLNFMNESLERFADHKKVFSVSGFSFNLNMDKKYPYDIYFLNRGWSWGWATWKDRWEQVDWQIEDYELFVKNKKARKAFSQGGSDLNTMLEKQMTGKLDSWAIRWFYNQYKFNGLTVYPIKSKIINEGFGADATHTKGSSRRYIPILDNEKNVGINYPPAIGLTISAQKKFQYKMSLFSRLRSKIETFLGL encoded by the coding sequence ATGGAACTTGCTCCAATAGTCTTATTCACATTTAAGCGTCTTGATACTTTAAAGAAAACAGTTGAATCACTTCAGCAAAATTATCTTGCTGCTGAATCTGATCTTTATATTTTTTCTGATGCCGCTAAAGGAGAGTCAGATAAACAGGCTGTCAGTGCAGTTAGAAAATATATAAATTCTATTGATGGATTTAAATCTATTACAATCCATGAAGGAATATCAAATAAAGGATTGGCGACCTCAATAATTGATGGTGTAAGTGAAGTTTTAAAAGTCCATCAAAATGTTATCGTATTAGAAGATGATTTGGTTACGACAAGTAATTTTTTAAACTTCATGAATGAATCGCTTGAAAGATTTGCAGATCATAAAAAAGTTTTTTCCGTTTCAGGATTTTCATTCAATCTCAATATGGATAAAAAATATCCTTATGATATTTATTTTCTTAATAGAGGATGGTCTTGGGGTTGGGCAACATGGAAAGATAGGTGGGAACAAGTTGATTGGCAAATTGAAGATTATGAGTTGTTTGTGAAAAATAAAAAAGCAAGAAAGGCTTTTTCTCAAGGCGGTTCAGATTTGAACACTATGCTTGAGAAACAAATGACAGGTAAGCTTGATTCATGGGCTATAAGATGGTTTTATAATCAATATAAATTTAATGGATTAACTGTATATCCAATTAAATCAAAAATCATAAACGAAGGCTTTGGTGCAGATGCTACACACACAAAGGGTTCGTCACGTAGATATATTCCTATTTTGGATAATGAAAAAAATGTAGGCATTAATTATCCACCCGCTATTGGTTTAACAATTTCAGCTCAAAAGAAATTTCAATATAAAATGAGTTTGTTTTCTAGATTAAGATCTAAAATAGAAACTTTTTTAGGCTTATGA
- a CDS encoding glycosyltransferase family 2 protein, translating into MIYIIIPVLNRWNFTKACLESLCFQTYSKYKIVVVDHGSTDETSSEIRNIFPEVIILQGNENMWWTAATNLGVKYALYNQAEYVLTLNNDLIVDQNYLETIISTAADKYKSIIGSVSVDRRDINKIVFAGIKWNSVTAKYRSAVSLEQEYETLRINNSIIESDLLPGRGTLYPIEVFKSLGVFDEIYFPHYSADEDFSLRCKRNGYSLFVSTSSVVFSEVNATGLKNLHRKKTIKYWRDTLTSKKSPVNIKRRWYWAKKNSCCSIVYFLFDYCRILGSEFKKNI; encoded by the coding sequence ATGATTTATATTATTATTCCAGTATTAAATAGATGGAATTTTACAAAAGCTTGTTTAGAAAGTTTGTGCTTTCAGACTTATTCCAAATATAAAATAGTCGTTGTTGATCATGGCTCTACTGATGAAACTTCAAGCGAAATTAGAAATATATTTCCCGAAGTAATAATTCTGCAAGGAAACGAAAATATGTGGTGGACTGCAGCTACTAATTTAGGTGTTAAATACGCTTTATATAATCAAGCAGAATATGTTTTAACTTTAAATAATGATTTAATAGTTGATCAAAATTATTTGGAAACTATAATTAGCACAGCTGCAGATAAATATAAATCTATTATAGGAAGTGTGTCTGTTGATAGAAGAGATATAAATAAAATTGTTTTTGCTGGAATTAAGTGGAATTCAGTTACTGCAAAATATCGTTCAGCCGTTAGTTTAGAACAGGAATACGAAACTTTAAGAATAAATAATAGTATTATAGAAAGTGATCTTCTGCCTGGTAGAGGTACTTTATATCCTATTGAGGTTTTTAAATCTCTTGGTGTGTTTGATGAAATTTATTTTCCTCATTACTCTGCAGACGAAGATTTTTCTTTAAGATGTAAAAGAAATGGGTACTCATTATTTGTTTCTACTTCCTCTGTTGTTTTTAGTGAAGTAAACGCTACTGGATTAAAAAATTTACATAGAAAAAAAACTATTAAATACTGGCGAGATACTCTTACATCTAAAAAATCTCCTGTCAACATAAAAAGAAGGTGGTATTGGGCAAAAAAAAATAGTTGCTGTAGTATTGTTTATTTTTTATTTGACTACTGTAGAATACTTGGATCAGAATTTAAAAAAAATATATAA